A region from the Malus domestica chromosome 07, GDT2T_hap1 genome encodes:
- the LOC103409937 gene encoding disease resistance protein RGA2-like isoform X3 produces MQSMKPMTYWMSLILKHKWCLEIQRCQKSWLDAFRISIWILELWILVKEGGLKVLALTLKAPSRRTSKVRLFFSSSNQLVFGLKMGHKIKDINKKLSEVASRRPNDLKDNCVDTHFIMRERVGHSFVPKENIIIGRGEDEKAIIQLLLDPISTENVSTISIVGFGGLGKTALAQLIFNDDVIQNHFELKIWTCVSNVFELDIVVKKILQSEHNGIEQLQNDLRKKVDGKKYLLVLDDVWNDDLEKWLSLKCLLMGGGKGSRILITTRSEIVVTISDTAKPYILRGLNEEHSWSLFKKMAFKDGKEPENSTIKAIGMEVARKCQGVPLAIRTMGGMLRTKDHEIDWLNFREKKLSKISQKENEILPTLKLSYDVLPSQLKHCFAYCSMFPPDYEISVQRLIKLWVAQGFIKSSDKNECLEDVAYEYFRELLWRSFFQEEQDEFGIIKSCKMHDLMNELANFVSGDRSAIVDLNQKNFHEKLHHVSFNFDIDLLKWEVPTSLLKANKIRTFLFPCQIPFRNRDGSLCDSFCATIVSNFKSLRMLSLNELGITTLPNCLKKMKHLRYLDLYGNPIKRLPDWIVGLSNLETLDLSWCSMLVELPRDIKKMINLRHLILECCWGLTGMPRGIGELNGVRTLNRFVLSESNCLGRGGSAGLAELGALNELRGELEIRNLRHVVSESNVGTPLKDKQHLHSLELWWKEEEDVKAVDEEDIIKSMEVLQPHSNLKQLSVYNYRGVRFASWFSSLINIVNLKLSNCKRCQHLPPLDHLPSLKKLELRSLEKLEYISEKESSNSMSDEMMRISFFPSLENLFISQCPVLKGWWRAHTHNTASSSSTENLSLPSFPRLSRLIVRNCPNLTSMPLYPNVESIELRNTSWKVVESLFVRGASDITHDVGVDVSASSSSPHLSKLTHLSLWGIEDLEFIPLEGMGNLTSLQKLVIDHCPNLAALPEGIANLTSLQSLSIGNFPNLAVLPEWIANLTSLQSLSIENFPNLAALPEGIVFLTSLQSLRIEDCPTLAALPEGIANLTSLQSLRIEDCPTLAALPEGIANLTSLQSLRIEDCPTLAALPEGIANLTSLQSLRIEDCPTLAALPEGIANLTSLQSLSIGNFPNWAALPEGIANLTSLRSLSIGNFPNLAALPEWIANLTSLRSLSIGNFPNWAALPDGIANFTSLQSLYIENFPNLAALPEEISNLTSLHYLQITHCSNLASLPEGIRGLPCLNTLYIYDCPKLLQRYKQERGEYWHKVAHIPYLIID; encoded by the coding sequence GTGCGTCTTTTCTTTTCTAGCTCAAATCAACTTGTTTTTGGGCTAAAGATGGGTCATAAGATAAAAGATATTAACAAGAAGCTTAGTGAAGTTGCATCTCGTAGACCCAATGACTTAAAAGATAATTGTGTAGATACACACTTTATAATGAGAGAGAGGGTCGGTCACTCATTTGTTCCTaaggaaaatattattatagGGAGAGGTGAAGATGAAAAGGCAATAATCCAACTTTTGTTGGATCCCATATCAACTGAGAATGTGTCAACCATTTCCATAGTTGGATTTGGAGGATTGGGGAAAACTGCACTTGCCCAACTCATATTCAACGATGATgtgattcaaaatcattttgAGTTGAAAATATGGACATGTGTCTCTAACGTATTTGAGTTGGATATAGTTGTTAAGAAAATCCTTCAATCTGAACATAATGGGATAGAGCAGTTGCAAAATGATCTTAGAAAAAAAGTAGACGGGAAGAAGTACCTACTGGTGTTGGATGATGTGTGGAATGATGATCTGGAAAAATGGCTTAGCTTGAAGTGTTTGTTAATGGGTGGGGGAAAAGGTAGTAGAATACTAATTACCACTCGTAGTGAAATTGTTGTGACGATATCAGACACAGCTAAACCATACATCTTAAGGGGTTTGAATGAAGAGCATAGTTGGTCTTTATTTAAGAAAATGGCTTTTAAAGATGGAAAAGAGCCAGAGAATTCAACAATTAAGGCAATTGGGATGGAGGTTGCAAGAAAATGTCAAGGAGTTCCACTCGCTATAAGGACGATGGGTGGAATGTTGCGCACCAAAGATCATGAAATAGATTGGTTGAATTTCAGAGAAAAGAAACTTTCAAAAATAAGccagaaagaaaatgaaattttacCGACACTTAAACTAAGTTATGATGTGCTCCCATCACAGTTGAAACATTGTTTTGCTTATTGTAGCATGTTCCCACCTGATTATGAGATCTCTGTACAAAGATTGATTAAACTTTGGGTGGCGCAAGGGTTCATTAAGTCATCCGACAAAAACGAGTGCTTAGAGGATGTTGCGTATGAATATTTTAGGGAGTTGTTGTGGAGATCGTTTTTTCAAGAAGAACAGGATGAGTTTGGTATAATAAAAAGTTGTAAAATGCACGATCTCATGAACGAACTTGCAAACTTTGTGTCGGGAGACAGAAGCGCCATAGTTGATCTGAACCAAAAGAATTTTCATGAAAAGCTTCATCACGTGTCTTTcaattttgatattgatttgttgaaATGGGAAGTACCAACTTCCTTGCTAAAAGCAAATAAGATAcgaacttttctttttccttgccAAATTCCTTTCAGAAATAGAGATGGGTCATTATGTGATTCATTTTGTGCTACAATTGTTTCAAATTTTAAGTCATTGCGTATGTTGAGTCTCAATGAATTAGGAATTACAACATTACCTAATTGTCTTAAAAAGATGAAACATTTGAGATATCTTGATCTTTATGGTAATCCCATCAAGAGACTTCCAGATTGGATAGTTGGACTTTCGAATTTGGAAACACTAGATCTCAGTTGGTGTTCTATGCTTGTGGAATTGCCTAGAGACATTAAAAAAATGATCAACTTAAGGCATCTCATCTTGGAATGCTGTTGGGGATTGACTGGAATGCCACGTGGAATTGGTGAATTGAATGGTGTTCGTACATTGAATAGATTTGTTTTGAGCGAAAGCAATTGTTTGGGGAGGGGCGGTAGTGCTGGTCTTGCTGAGCTGGGGGCCCTTAACGAATTAAGGGGAGAGTTGGAGATAAGGAATTTGAGGCATGTGGTGTCAGAATCAAATGTTGGTACACCTCTCAAGGACAAACAGCATCTCCATTCGTTGGAATTGTGgtggaaagaggaagaagatgtaAAGGCCGTTGATGAGGAGGATATTATAAAGTCAATGGAAGTATTGCAACCCCATTCTAATCTAAAGCAGTTGTCCGTGTATAACTATAGGGGTGTGAGGTTTGCGAGTTGgttttcttctctcattaataTTGTTAATCTCAAATTGAGTAATTGTAAGAGATGCCAACATCTTCCACCCTTGGATCATTTGCCTTCCCTTAAGAAACTTGAACTTCGAAGTTTGGAGAAGTTGGAGTACATatcagagaaagagagcagtaaTAGTATGAGTGATGAGATGATgaggatctcattctttccCTCCCTGGAAAATCTCTTTATATCTCAGTGCCCTGTTCTGAAGGGATGGTGGAGGGCCCATACTCATAACactgcttcttcttcatcaacggAAAATTTGTCCTTGCCTTCTTTTCCCCGTCTTTCTCGATTGATTGTCAGGAATTGTCCTAATCTAACTTCCATGCCTCTGTATCCAAATGTGGAGAGCATAGAACTTAGGAATACCAGCTGGAAGGTTGTTGAATCCTTGTTTGTTAGAGGAGCATCTGATATTACACATGATGTTGGTGTTGATGTTTCtgcctcttcttcttcccctcaTCTCTCCAAATTAACACATCTGTCACTCTGGGGAATTGAGGATTTGGAATTTATACCGTTGGAAGGGATGGGCAATCTGACGTCACTTCAGAAGCTTGTAATTGACCATTGCCCAAATTTGGCAGCACTACCGGAAGGGATCGCTAACCTCACatcactccaatcactttccatTGGAAACTTCCCAAATTTGGCGGTACTACCAGAATGGATCGCGAACCTCACATCACTACAATCACTTTCAATTGAAAATTTCCCAAATCTGGCAGCATTACCAGAAGGAATCGTCTTCCTCACATCACTCCAATCGCTTAGGATTGAAGATTGCCCAACTTTGGCAGCACTACCAGAAGGGATCGCCAACCTCACATCACTCCAATCGCTTAGGATTGAAGATTGCCCAACTTTGGCAGCACTACCAGAAGGGATCGCCAACCTCACATCACTCCAATCGCTTAGGATTGAAGATTGCCCAACTTTGGCAGCACTACCAGAAGGGATCGCCAACCTCACATCACTCCAATCGCTTAGGATTGAAGATTGCCCAACTTTGGCAGCACTACCAGAAGGGATCGCCAACCTCACATCACTCCAATCGCTTTCCATTGGAAATTTCCCAAATTGGGCAGCACTACCAGAAGGGATCGCCAACCTCACATCACTCCGATCGCTTTCCATTGGAAATTTCCCAAATTTGGCAGCACTACCAGAATGGATCGCCAACCTCACATCACTCCGATCGCTTTCCATTGGAAATTTCCCAAATTGGGCAGCACTACCAGATGGGATCGCCAACTTCACATCACTACAATCGCTTTACATTGAAAATTTCCCAAATTTGGCAGCACTACCAGAAGAAATAAGCAATCTCACGTCACTGCATTACCTTCAAATTACTCATTGCTCTAATTTGGCATCACTGCCAGAAGGGATTCGTGGACTCCCCTGTTTAAATACATTGTACATTTATGATTGCCCCAAGTTACTccaaagatacaagcaagaaaGAGGTGAGTACTGGCACAAGGTTGCTCACATCCCATACCTTATTATTGATTAA